In Mycobacteriales bacterium, a single genomic region encodes these proteins:
- a CDS encoding SIR2 family protein, which yields MTVWHEDDANLGLLHRLRSALSDGGRLLIFLGAGLSFGAARQQGRARFDYDRYDRWWPQDFPHRGITPEDDGLPLPSWPWLVNRMYREIAIQTPDAEQDSLRAFFIEEGPLDCAQLFRQTVGEANYREFLAMQFDSTRQPFIQTTPSHVELVRLKLPLIFTTNFDELIEAAYRDAAQPLRVSITEDEFRAHRAERSMSHLVKLHGSIDQPDTIVLTRSDYARARRERQEMLSLLRSEMSDAAFLFVGFSLSDPNFNLIHDDVRQLYGPNMPASYTVQGRRSPVKDRYLRSLDVNTIWLDGWNDLPMFLSLLRLETQHGQPASSGELQ from the coding sequence ATGACTGTCTGGCACGAGGACGACGCGAATCTAGGTCTTCTACACCGCCTGCGCAGCGCGCTCAGCGACGGCGGTCGCCTCCTGATCTTCCTCGGTGCCGGCTTATCGTTCGGCGCAGCGAGGCAGCAAGGTCGCGCCCGTTTCGACTACGACCGGTACGACAGGTGGTGGCCCCAAGACTTTCCGCACCGCGGAATCACGCCAGAGGACGACGGTCTGCCGCTGCCCTCCTGGCCATGGCTCGTGAACCGCATGTACCGGGAGATCGCCATCCAGACCCCTGACGCTGAGCAGGACTCACTGCGAGCCTTCTTTATCGAAGAAGGCCCCCTGGACTGCGCGCAGCTGTTCCGACAGACAGTGGGCGAAGCCAACTACCGCGAATTCCTTGCAATGCAGTTTGATTCGACGCGACAACCATTCATCCAGACGACACCGAGCCACGTCGAGCTCGTCCGCCTGAAGCTTCCACTCATCTTCACGACCAACTTCGACGAGCTCATTGAGGCCGCGTACAGGGACGCCGCGCAGCCCTTGCGCGTCAGCATCACAGAAGATGAATTCCGAGCCCATCGGGCCGAGCGCTCCATGTCCCACCTGGTCAAACTTCATGGGTCAATCGATCAGCCCGACACCATCGTTCTCACACGGTCCGACTACGCAAGGGCAAGGCGCGAGCGCCAGGAGATGCTGTCCCTACTACGGAGTGAGATGAGCGACGCGGCCTTCCTATTCGTAGGTTTCAGCCTGAGCGACCCGAACTTCAACCTGATTCATGACGACGTTCGACAGCTCTACGGTCCAAACATGCCGGCTTCCTACACAGTGCAGGGCCGGCGTAGTCCGGTGAAGGACCGGTACCTGCGCTCGCTCGACGTCAACACCATCTGGCTCGACGGGTGGAACGACCTTCCAATGTTTCTCTCGCTGCTACGACTCGAGACCCAGCACGGGCAGCCCGCCAGTAGTGGCGAACTGCAATGA